The proteins below are encoded in one region of Silene latifolia isolate original U9 population chromosome 2, ASM4854445v1, whole genome shotgun sequence:
- the LOC141639790 gene encoding cysteine-rich repeat secretory protein 38-like yields the protein MVTFSQKKITLVAFFVLLVHHYTDAQYLHQDCYEGYGTYSLSSDYGSNIDTAITELASLASTTHFNTITVGNGTEQVNAFFSCRYDMSSDTCQSCVTSTLDRVSECFRSVASIQFYQECTVYYSNYTIFSIMEELPSYTIHGLDPINDTEFDTLLSKTFETLISDVISEFADSSRYFATGTADYSTETIYALAQCNQDLTSSDCKTCLEQRFGNFTADYPGAFLGQVFTPSCTLSYKLSSVTMTSPYDFTVTLVPDVGSPPPESSPDVPSPPESSPDTPTTPDSPDEDLAPPFSFNDEDNASPPPPSSLPGLKSNPSGSTDSDGMISMTAREMLKEFI from the exons atggttacattttctcaaaaaaaaatcaCATTAGTCGCTTTTTTTGTTCTTTTAGTTCACCACTACACCGACGCTCAATACCTTCATCAAGATTGTTATGAAGGGTATGGGACTTATAGCTTGTCTAGTGATTACGGATCTAACATTGATACCGCAATCACTGAACTAGCTTCCCTTGCATCAACCACCCACTTCAATACCATTACCGTTGGTAACGGTACTGAACAAGTCAATGCCTTCTTTTCGTGTCGCTACGATATGAGTTCTGACACTTGTCAAAGTTGTGTCACGAGCACTCTCGACAGAGTTTCAGAATGCTTTCGAAGTGTCGCAAGCATACAATTTTATCAAGAGTGCACCGTATATTACTCCAATTATACAATATTCTCCATTATGGAGGAACTCCCATCATACACAATACACGGCCTCGATCCTATTAACGACACTGAATTTGACACCCTTTTGTCTAAAACATTCGAAACCCTTATAAGTGATGTCATTTCCGAATTCGCTGACTCGTCGCGTTATTTTGCGACGGGGACAGCCGATTACTCAACCGAAACCATTTACGCCCTCGCGCAATGCAATCAGGATCTTACCTCCTCTGATTGCAAAACATGCTTGGAACAGAGGTTTGGGAATTTTACGGCAGACTATCCAGGGGCATTTTTGGGACAAGTTTTTACCCCTAGTTGTACGTTAAGTTATAAATTGTCTAGTGTCACTATGACTTCACCCTATGATTTCACCGTAACACTCGTCCCTGATGTCGGCTCACCTCCCCCAGAGAGCTCTCCTGACGTTCCGTCTCCTCCAGAGAGCTCTCCTGATACTCCAACTACCCCGGACTCTCCTGACGAAGATTTAGCGCCTCCATTTAGTTTTAACGACGAAGATAATGCATCTCCGCCTCCACCATCAAGTTTACCGGGTTTGAAGTCCAACCCGTCAGGGTCAACAG ATTCAGATGGTATGATAAGCATGACTGCTAGGGAGATGCTTAAAGAGTTTATATAG
- the LOC141639799 gene encoding F-box/kelch-repeat protein At3g23880-like, producing MTKKLLASKHETLPQSLIESEILARLRCETLQRCKLVSKSWLKSITEPGFAVFHTKHVRDNTILVFSDLVIKVFRIFNVVKDTKLDLAVPSRIPVLRLENYVKQGVFGFAGTCNGLICFYIRYDNKFEYHLYNPTLQIVRLLHVLHTQDGIIGENFSLYEDNKEGHGLGFDLKNNDYKCVTILRHGTYVFSTKTGTIKKIKDNSFTHKLIDNIGVQAKNCLHWIYGTAYGIARGMLTLDPETDLFYETPLPCCKGRPRIMTIRGDLHVVYSTYVKPPLHNKYSKLHNFSYEIGLWLMKGGYGFSKSCWIELYNVRIDNMPFSTIPISFLEGGRKVLLELWKDKSSKNKKSYRWYDLVTKESEECLDVQGHWNAYPCLETLINPCYV from the coding sequence ATGACCAAGAAGCTTCTTGCATCAAAACATGAAACCCTCCCACAATCCTTGATCGAATCTGAAATTCTCGCTCGCTTACGCTGCGAGACTCTTCAACGTTGCAAGTTAGTGTCCAAGTCATGGCTGAAATCAATAACGGAACCCGGTTTCGCTGTTTTTCACACCAAGCATGTTCGAGACAATACCATTCTTGTTTTCAGCGACTTAGTTATCAAAGTCTTTCGTATCTTCAACGTCGTTAAAGATACGAAATTGGACCTGGCTGTGCCGTCAAGGATACCTGTTTTAAGACTAGAAAACTATGTGAAACAAGGAGTATTTGGATTTGCCGGGACGTGTAACGGCTTGATTTGCTTCTATATTCGGTATGATAATAAGTTTGAATACCATCTTTATAATCCCACTCTTCAAATTGTTCGCTTATTGCATGTTCTTCATACGCAGGACGGTATTATTGGTGAAAATTTTTCACTATACGAGGACAATAAGGAAGGGCatggattagggtttgatttgaaGAATAATGACTATAAGTGTGTGACTATACTTAGACACGGAACTTACGTGTTTAGTACAAAAACAGGCACTATTAAGAAAATCAAAGACAACTCTTTCACACATAAGTTGATAGACAATATAGGCGTCCAGGCCAAAAATTGCTTACACTGGATTTATGGTACCGCCTATGGAATAGCTCGCGGTATGCTAACCCTTGATCCCGAGACTGACTTATTTTATGAAACCCCTTTACCTTGTTGTAAAGGACGACCGAGAATCATGACCATACGAGGAGATCTACATGTGGTATATTCTACATATGTTAAGCCTCCATTACATAATAAATATTCGAAATTGCACAACTTCTCGTACGAAATTGGACTTTGGCTAATGAAGGGCGGCTATGGTTTTTCGAAAAGTTGTTGGATTGAACTGTACAATGTGAGGATCGATAATATGCCATTCTCAACAATTCCGATTTCATTCTTAGAAGGAGGTAGAAAAGTGTTGCTAGAGTTATGGAAAGACAAATCGTCAAAAAATAAGAAGAGTTACAGATGGTATGACTTGGTCACTAAGGAATCGGAGGAGTGTCTTGATGTTCAAGGTCATTGGAATGCATACCCTTGTCTTGAGACTTTAATAAATCCATGTTATGTTTGA